GAGTTGCACACCCCTTATCGAGGCCGTCGGGAATGGCGGGGACGGTTGCTGCGCCGGGACGCCGAAGCGGTGCTGCTCAACCAACGGGGACGCACAGTGCGTTTGTTGCGGGCATGGGTGGCACGGGTAATGCTGACCACCGATGACCAGGATGACTAACTTTCGACCACACCCAATTGAATAACCCCTATGTCTATCATCAATCTCCCGAATTTGAAGGAACTGATTGACGAAATTAGTCGCACGCACAACCTGCCCAAAGCCGAGTTGCAGGAGGCGCTCCGCGAGGCGCTGCTGAAGGGATACGAAAAACACCGGCGGGCCAAGGAGTTGAACAAACGGGAATTCAGCGATGACTATTTCCGCAACTTTGATGTGGAGCTGGACCTGGAGGAAGGCGGGTTTCGCATTCTGGCGGAAAAAACGATTGTGGAGGAAGTGAAAGACCCGGACCACGAGGTGGCGCTGGCGGAAGTCAAACCGTTTATCCCCGAAGCCCAGGTGGGGGGTACGGTGGTGTTGGATGTGTCGCCCGACGACCGGCGCGAACTGGGACGCATGGCGGCGATGCAGACCAAACAGGTGTTTCACCAACTGCTGCGGGAACTCAAGCGCCGTTTGATCCAAGAAGAATTCCAAGACTTGGAAGGCACGGTGTTGTCGGGGCGGATTCTCCGGTTTGAACGGGGGTCCTGGATTGTTGGCGTGACCAGCGGTTACAACCAGACCGAAGTGGAGGCGGAGTTACCCAAGAAAGAGCAATTGCCGAACGACAATTACCGCCCCGGCGCCACCTACAAGTTCTACCTGAAGCAGGTGCATACAGGCCCCCACAAGGGTCCCCAACTAGTGGTTTCGCGAGCAGATGCGGGGTTGGTGGTGTACCTGTTTGCCAACGAAGTGCCGGAGATGGAGGACGAAATTGTGCGGATTGTGGCGGTAGCGCGGGAAGCCAATCCCCCTACGCCCAAAGTTGGGCCGCGCACCAAGATTGCTGTTGATACCCTGGACCGAGACGTGGACCCGGTGGGCGCATGTATCGGGGCGCGGGGGTCGCGGATTCAGGCGGTGGTCAACGAACTGCGGGGCGAAAAAATTGACGTGGTGCGGTGGTCTCCCGACCCGGCGACGTATATTGCCAACGCCTTGAGTCCCGCCCAGGTCGAAGCGGTGCGCCTGGTGGACCCGGATGGCCGCCAAGCCCACGTGCTGGTGGATGAAAAGCAGTTGAGCCTAGCCATCGGCAAAGAAGGGCAAAATGTCCGGCTGGCGGCGCGGTTGACGGGCTGGAAGATTGACATCAAGGACAAAAACAAGTACGACGCGGCGGCGGAAGATGCCCGGATTCAGGAAATCATCGCCGAGCGGGAACGCCAGCGCGAACAGGCAGCCGATTAGCCGATGCCACCTGGTTGGCGACGCTGTCTCAGTTGCCGAACGGTAGGGCCGCGAGAACAGTTCTGGCGGGTGGTGCGGTTGCATCCGTCGCATCAGGTAGTGCTCGAC
This region of Gloeomargarita sp. SKYB120 genomic DNA includes:
- the nusA gene encoding transcription termination factor NusA, producing MSIINLPNLKELIDEISRTHNLPKAELQEALREALLKGYEKHRRAKELNKREFSDDYFRNFDVELDLEEGGFRILAEKTIVEEVKDPDHEVALAEVKPFIPEAQVGGTVVLDVSPDDRRELGRMAAMQTKQVFHQLLRELKRRLIQEEFQDLEGTVLSGRILRFERGSWIVGVTSGYNQTEVEAELPKKEQLPNDNYRPGATYKFYLKQVHTGPHKGPQLVVSRADAGLVVYLFANEVPEMEDEIVRIVAVAREANPPTPKVGPRTKIAVDTLDRDVDPVGACIGARGSRIQAVVNELRGEKIDVVRWSPDPATYIANALSPAQVEAVRLVDPDGRQAHVLVDEKQLSLAIGKEGQNVRLAARLTGWKIDIKDKNKYDAAAEDARIQEIIAERERQREQAAD